Proteins encoded by one window of Culicoides brevitarsis isolate CSIRO-B50_1 chromosome 2, AGI_CSIRO_Cbre_v1, whole genome shotgun sequence:
- the LOC134830544 gene encoding sodium-dependent nutrient amino acid transporter 1-like, translated as MRIEEALETKIDLLSKDPESLKNFEEVSLKDSQLTNDGKKHHKRDQWGNGIEFLFSCIAMSVGLGNIWRFPAQALENGGGAFLIPYLIVLFVLGKPVYYLEMLIGQFSSRGTIKVFDLCPAMRGLGYSQTIACGIVSTFYAAILGVTFRYFFASFSDPLPWTECKPEWSSENKSCISAALLTKTDENETKSVIGSAAAYFGDTVFHAAENLDNGIGLPDWKLGLCVIFAWILITTILAKGVHSSGKASYFLAVFPYVVMFVLLIRACTLPGAMKGIKYFFKPQWNKLLDGKVWYAAVTQVFFSLTICFGNILMYASYNKFSYNIYRDVNIVTGLDTFTSVMSGTIVFGILGHLAEVTGVEDISHVVKDGAGLAFISYPDAIAKFQSYPQVFAVVFFLMLLTLGIGSNVGISNCIMTAIRDQFPHLKPWKVAVPIGVVSCCISFVYITPGGLFMIDIADFFGATFVAFLLAMAEIVTIAWIYGVNRLCKDAEFMLGFKTGLYWRICWGLITPAFMGTVLVYYLKTLDWSNPIAIERDASTGEVLIPFPYSYKLFGYCLTSLIILQVPIWMIIAIVQQKSETLAERIANAFRPTKDWGPRDPEMHKKYVNYVENENYNCFELILTEKGLVKGFLMYAKRKVFD; from the exons atgagGATTGAAGAAGCTTTGGAGacaaaaattgatcttttgAGCAAAGATCCTGAATCATTGAAAAACTTTGAGGAAGTTTCTTTGAAAGATTCTCAA CTTACAAATGATGGCAAAAAGCATCATAAACGAGATCAATGGGGAAATGGAATTGAATTTCTCTTTTCTTGTATCGCAATGTCTGTTGGTCTCGGCAATATTTGGAGATTTCCTGCTCAAG cTCTCGAAAACGGCGGAGGTGCCTTCCTCATCCCTTATCTCATCGTCTTATTCGTTCTCGGCAAACCCGTTTACTATCTCGAAATGTTAATTGGTCAATTCTCAAGTCGAGGAACTATCAAAGTCTTCGATTTGTGTCCTGCGATGCGAGGATTAGGTTACAGTCAAACCATCGCATGCGGAATTGTCAGTACCTTTTACGCCGCTATCCTTGGCGTGACTTTTCGATACTTTTTTGCATCATTCAGCGATCCTCTTCCATGGACTGAATGCAAACCTGAATGGTCCTCGGAGAACAAAAGTTGCATAAGTGCAGCGTTACTCACAAAAACCGAtgaaaatgagacaaaatcaGTTATTGGTTCAGCAGCTGCTTATTTCGGGGATACCGTATTTCATGCAGCAGAAAATTTAGATAATGGAATTGGATTACCTGATTGGAAGTTGGGactttgtgtcatttttgctTGGATTTTGATAACTACGATATTAGCTAAAGGAGTTCATAGTTCGGGAAAAGCTTCGtactttttggcagtttttccGTATGTAGTTATGTTTGTCTTGTTAATCAGAGCATGTACACTTCCGGGAGCTATGAAAGGGATAAAGTACTTTTTTAAACCACAATGGAACAAATTGTTGGATggaaag gtTTGGTACGCAGCTGTTACTCAAGTTTTCTTTTCGTTAACCATTTGCTTTGGGAATATCTTAATGTACGCCTCTTACAACAAATTTTCGTACAATATCTATCGTGATGTGAATATTGTCACTGGATTAGATACTTTTACGAGTGTCATGTCAGGAACTATCGTTTTTGGCATTTTGGGACATTTAGCTGAAGTAACGGGAGTTGAAGatataagtcacgtggttaaagatGGCGCTGGATTAGCTTTTATTTCGTATCCTGATGCGATTGCAAAGTTTCAATCCTATCCTCAAGTGTTTGCTGTTGTATTTTTCTTGATGTTGCTAACTTTAGGCATTGGGAGTAACGTTGGGATCTCAAATTGTATAATGACAGCTATTCGAGATCAGTTTCCGCATCTTAAACCATGGAAGGTTGCTGTGCCTATTGGAGTTGTTAGTTGTTGCATCAGTTTTGTCTATATAACtccg GGAGGTCTCTTCATGATCGACATCGCAGACTTCTTTGGAGCAACTTTTGTCGCTTTTCTCCTCGCAATGGCAGAAATTGTCACAATCGCTTGGATCTACGGCGTTAACCGATTATGTAAAGATGCTGAGTTCATGCTTGGGTTCAAAACAGGTCTTTATTGGCGAATCTGTTGGGGTCTCATAACTCCCGCTTTTATGGGTACAGTTCTTGTTTACTACTTAAAAACCCTCGATTGGAGTAACCCAATTGCTATTGAACGTGATGCTTCAACTGGCGAAGTTTTGATCCCATTTCCGTATTCTTACAAATTATTTGGATACTGCTTGActtctttgataattttacaaGTTCCTATATGGATGATTATCGCAATTGTACAACAAAAAAGCGAAACATTGGCAGAACGAATTGCAAATGCTTTTCGCCCAACGAAGGATTGGGGACCTCGAGATCcggaaatgcacaaaaaatatgtgaactACGTCGAGAACGAAAATTACAACtgttttgagttaattttaacCGAAAAAGGACTCGTTAAGGGATTCTTAATGTACGCCA